A segment of the Nostoc sp. TCL26-01 genome:
TAAATTATCAAGATTAGCTGTTAATTATAAGGTACGAAAATTATTTGTAGGGGAAATATCCTTCGAGAAGCCTTCGGCTACATGAATTACCCCAAACCAAGTAATTTTTCAAAAATATTGGACAAAGTATCAATACTAAATATAGCGTTTCCAATTCTGGTAAGGTACAAAATTACCCCTCCCCAACCCTCTTCTTACTAAGGGGAGGGTGCGCGACAGCGCGGGTGGGGTGTATTTCATGTGGCTGGGAATTGCCATATACCCAAATAAAAGTGATAAAGTAATCACTGATTTTCATGCTTTAAATGCCCACCTTGAATTAAGAAAAAAATTACTTATAGGTATAAAAATAATTGCTATTATTTGCCCAATTAAATACCACAAATGTAAAACATTAACTATCAGATACATAATTCCTAAATTTAAACTGAAGCCAAATAAAGAGACTATTGAATAACGAAGCAAAGCTCTCCTATGCTTGCTTTTTGATCGGAAAGTCCATCTATAATTCAGCCAATAAGAAATTATAACTACAACTATGAAAGCGGCAGATGAACTAATTACAGGAGGTAAAGTCAAAATCTCTACTAGCAATGTTAGCAAACCTATATGAGTGAAAGTTCCTAACGCTCCAACTATTGCATATTTAATAAATTTACTGCTTGTTTTCATTTACATTTCATCAATTATTTCTGAAATAATATATCGAGGGCGACATTTAACTTCTTCATATATTCTGGCGAGATATAATCCAATGATACCCAAGCTAATCATGATTAAACTTCCAATAATGAGAAGAAGAAGAATTACGGTAGTAAATCCGTCAACTGATCGTCCTGTCAACTTAAAAAACAGAGTTTGCAATCCTAGTATGATGGCAAAAGTCAAAAATAAGCAACCAGAAAAAGTAATCAAATGTAGTGGTAATGATGAAAATGATGTAACTCCAGTAATAGCAAGTTTCATTAAATTAAGAGTAGACCATCTTGATCTGCCACTAATGCGAGATGCAACCTCAAAAGGAATTTTTATGCGTTGGAATCCTAGCCAAGCCGTCATACCACGAAAGAAAAGATTACGCTCTCCCATTCTTAGCCAAGCATTTACCACCTTACGATCAAGAAGCTTGTAGTCTGATGCACCCTTAAGATTATAGCCAGATAGTTGATTCAATATTGCATAAAAAATCTCAGCACCTATCTTGCTGCTAAAAGACTCGTTCCCACGAGATATTTTGATAGCTTCTACTATATCGGCATCAGATTTTTGCCAAATACTCACCATCTCTGGAATTAAGTGTGGAGGATGCTGTAAATCTCCATCCATGATAATTACTGCGTCACCTTTAGCCATTTCTAAGCCAGCACATAAAGCACATTCTTTACCAAAGTTTCTGCTTAAACGCACTGCCTTCAATATTGGGTAATCTTGAGATATTTGCTTTATAACATCCCATGTATTGTCTGGAGATCCATCATCTATTAATATAATCTGATAAGATTCTTTGTTGGTTACTTTTTCTAATGCTGCAATCACCTCTTGAATAACTACATTTAGATGATTCCCCTCTCGATATACTGGAATTACAACATTCAACGTAGGTTGGCTATACATTAGATTCTCTAGATTCTTTATGACTAGAATATATTCTGTAGCTTATCTGTATTCTAAAGCTCACTTTATTAATCTCTCAAAAGTTTGATCGATAAGTTATTAAAATTTTAAACAAGGATTTCATCCTAATAACTATAGTTTTTCATGTAAGTATTTCCTGTTTAATTTTCTTTACTACTTTGATTCTTGCTATCCTTAGTTAAAATATAACCTAGCAAGAACAGGGATGAGACACTAATTCCTGCACCAATATGAAAGCTTATAGGGTTAAACTCAAACTCGATTAAATGATTTCCCTGGGGTATTAAAACACCTTGGAGTACATAGTTAGTTTGAAAGATATGTGTCGGTTTACCATCAATTTTGGCCTGCCATCCAGGATAATAAATATTACTTAATACTAAAAAAGCCGGAGAAGATGAATTTGTTAGAACTTGATTATGTGTATCATTTAACTTAGTAAACTTAGTAGTAGCACCTAAATCGAAATTTTGAGTTTTTAAATTTATATTTTCCTCTACAAATGCTACTTTAGATGGCTCATAAGAACGTCCATCTGGTAACTTAGATGATTTTACTATATTAAGCACTTCATTAGCCTTAAAACTAATTATTTCAGGTACTAGCCATACACGCGGCATAGCAAGAAGATTATTATATATGCTGGTTTGGTTAACATTCTCAATATGATGCCAATGTCTATGGTCATTTAGAAAATTTAAATTTTCTGTAAGAGGATAGGATTTTTGTATTTTACTATTTATAAGGCTAATTTTGTGAATATTAATAGCTCCTGATGTACCCACCCAATCAATTTCTAAACTTTTGATGTTATCCATTTCATCTATAGGTAAAATACTTATATATTTGTGTCCATCACATTTTTTTAAACCATCTTTTTCAACGGTAAAACTTTCAAATATAGATGCTCGCTTATGTTGCATCAACGAAACTACATCACTACAGTCATAAGCCCATTCAGAAGTATCTTGTCCAGCATAAAGACTCTTAGTAACTACTCTACCATTGCTATCTGTTACTCGAACATTGAGGACTTTTGAATTATTAACGATACCTGTAGAACACGCTAATGAACTGACAATACCAATAGCATTCGCATTGGGAATAGAGTTGGCAGATGAAATTGGAAACTGAACAGAATCAGACTGCTGAGTATTGCAACCCGAACCTAGCGATGTAGTCAGATTCTCAGTAGACCAATTAATTCCTTTAATATTGGATATGGGTGATAAATCTTTAGGGGTAAAAACATATTTTATTGACATAATATCTAGACTTCTGTCGGATGGCGAAGCCCAGGTTCCACTAACATCTCCTGCTGCACCCATTTGTAATAACTGACTAACTCTGGATAGAATCAATGGCCCATACCCA
Coding sequences within it:
- a CDS encoding GtrA family protein, which translates into the protein MKTSSKFIKYAIVGALGTFTHIGLLTLLVEILTLPPVISSSAAFIVVVIISYWLNYRWTFRSKSKHRRALLRYSIVSLFGFSLNLGIMYLIVNVLHLWYLIGQIIAIIFIPISNFFLNSRWAFKA
- a CDS encoding glycosyltransferase family 2 protein, with protein sequence MYSQPTLNVVIPVYREGNHLNVVIQEVIAALEKVTNKESYQIILIDDGSPDNTWDVIKQISQDYPILKAVRLSRNFGKECALCAGLEMAKGDAVIIMDGDLQHPPHLIPEMVSIWQKSDADIVEAIKISRGNESFSSKIGAEIFYAILNQLSGYNLKGASDYKLLDRKVVNAWLRMGERNLFFRGMTAWLGFQRIKIPFEVASRISGRSRWSTLNLMKLAITGVTSFSSLPLHLITFSGCLFLTFAIILGLQTLFFKLTGRSVDGFTTVILLLLIIGSLIMISLGIIGLYLARIYEEVKCRPRYIISEIIDEM